A region from the Armatimonadota bacterium genome encodes:
- a CDS encoding glycosyltransferase family 4 protein has product MRIGIFSESYEPIINGVSVSVCTLRDELSRRGHDVFIFAPTFNGYRDESADVFRFPSAHTLLMRDYPFPIPFAPKLQRKFASLKLDIVHTQTPFLLGVVGARWARRYGAALVSTNHTLYTEYAHYVPIRPKAFTRSFLIKLMKWYYSGCDAVVVPSSPVEKTLHAYGIKNRIEVIKTGVVAIPPSDPKTRKDTRAHYGIEDDEFLLLYVGRIAREKNLTMLLEAFKKVSVKYDKARLLMVGGGPALEETKSYASEMGLMGRIVFTGMLKRHEIEPIYTSADAFAFPSTTETQGIAICEALSAGLPVVAANAGGIPENVQPGIDGFLTENDPDEFADRIEFLISHEAERKSMGDKARLNASGFSIERMVSDFESFYSSVIESKANTSPVMSGRNRT; this is encoded by the coding sequence ATGCGCATAGGCATTTTTTCGGAAAGTTATGAACCCATAATCAACGGCGTAAGCGTGAGTGTGTGCACGCTGCGCGATGAGCTGTCAAGGCGGGGCCATGACGTGTTTATCTTTGCACCCACGTTTAATGGCTATCGAGATGAGTCGGCCGATGTGTTCAGGTTTCCTTCCGCGCATACTCTACTGATGCGGGACTATCCGTTTCCTATTCCATTTGCTCCTAAACTGCAGCGGAAGTTTGCCTCACTCAAGCTGGATATCGTTCATACTCAGACACCGTTTCTATTGGGTGTTGTGGGAGCCAGATGGGCCAGAAGATACGGCGCGGCTCTGGTCTCGACAAACCATACGCTCTATACTGAATATGCACACTATGTTCCGATCCGGCCTAAGGCTTTTACGCGCAGCTTCTTGATTAAACTCATGAAATGGTACTACTCGGGCTGCGATGCGGTCGTGGTACCCTCAAGCCCGGTAGAAAAGACTCTGCACGCTTACGGAATAAAAAACCGGATCGAAGTCATTAAAACCGGTGTTGTTGCAATTCCACCCTCGGACCCCAAAACACGCAAGGACACAAGAGCGCACTATGGCATCGAGGATGATGAGTTTTTGCTGCTCTATGTCGGCAGGATAGCCCGCGAAAAAAACCTCACCATGCTCCTTGAGGCTTTCAAGAAGGTATCCGTGAAATATGATAAAGCGAGGCTTTTGATGGTGGGAGGCGGACCTGCTCTCGAAGAGACAAAGAGCTATGCATCAGAAATGGGGCTTATGGGAAGAATAGTATTCACGGGTATGCTTAAGCGCCATGAGATCGAACCGATATATACCAGCGCCGACGCATTTGCGTTCCCATCTACCACTGAGACCCAGGGAATAGCGATTTGCGAGGCCCTAAGTGCGGGTCTGCCCGTCGTGGCGGCTAATGCGGGTGGAATTCCCGAGAATGTCCAACCGGGCATTGACGGCTTCCTGACCGAAAACGACCCCGACGAGTTTGCGGACCGAATAGAGTTTCTTATCTCCCATGAAGCCGAGCGCAAGAGCATGGGTGATAAGGCCAGACTCAATGCCTCTGGGTTTTCAATTGAGAGAATGGTAAGTGACTTCGAGAGCTTTTACTCCTCGGTTATCGAGAGTAAGGCCAATACTTCTCCTGTTATGAGTGGCAGGAACCGGACATGA
- a CDS encoding aminotransferase class V-fold PLP-dependent enzyme, protein MIYLDNAASSWPKPDTVIEAMVSYMQDSGGNPGRSGHQLSVEAGRIVYNARESVARLFNVSDPLRVIFAMNATHALNIALKGTLKPGDRVVTTSVEHNSVMRPLRALEKQGVNLEIVKCGPSGEIDIADWKKALAGGAKLAVAVHASNVTGRIFPITELTEAAHNAGVKILIDAAQTAGVEKIDLQSMGIDILAFTGHKAMLGPQGTGGLVIGESVNPSEINPIMRGGTGSASSSEEQPDFLPDKFESGTPNGVGIAGLGAGARWIAERGLDNIRAHHDDLMRRLVSGLMEIEKVRVYGPRADERRAGLVSFSIAEHENSDVGLTLDEEYKIMCRVGLHCAPAAHKTIGTFADGTIRFSIGPMTTAQDIDLALQAVEEIASR, encoded by the coding sequence ATGATATATCTGGACAACGCGGCCTCGTCATGGCCCAAGCCCGACACAGTTATTGAAGCGATGGTCAGCTATATGCAGGACTCCGGCGGAAACCCGGGGCGCTCAGGTCACCAGCTATCCGTTGAGGCGGGCCGGATAGTATATAATGCGCGTGAGTCCGTCGCCAGGCTGTTCAATGTGAGTGACCCTCTGCGTGTTATATTTGCCATGAATGCGACCCATGCCCTCAACATCGCGCTGAAGGGCACTCTCAAGCCGGGAGATAGAGTGGTGACTACATCAGTCGAGCACAACTCCGTGATGCGACCCCTGCGCGCTCTGGAAAAACAAGGCGTTAATCTCGAAATAGTGAAGTGCGGCCCATCCGGAGAAATCGACATAGCCGATTGGAAAAAGGCGCTTGCAGGCGGAGCAAAGTTGGCAGTAGCGGTGCATGCGAGCAATGTAACCGGTAGAATATTTCCCATAACCGAACTCACTGAGGCGGCTCACAATGCTGGAGTAAAGATCCTAATTGATGCCGCACAGACTGCCGGTGTCGAGAAAATAGATTTGCAGTCCATGGGAATCGACATACTGGCTTTCACTGGTCACAAAGCGATGTTGGGCCCCCAGGGAACAGGCGGGCTGGTTATAGGTGAGTCGGTTAATCCGTCAGAGATAAACCCCATAATGCGAGGAGGAACGGGCAGCGCATCGTCATCCGAGGAACAGCCGGATTTTCTGCCGGACAAGTTCGAGAGCGGGACACCAAATGGTGTGGGCATCGCCGGTCTGGGAGCGGGCGCCCGGTGGATCGCAGAGCGCGGGCTTGATAATATCCGCGCGCATCATGATGATCTAATGCGTCGGCTTGTCTCCGGCCTTATGGAAATAGAAAAAGTGAGAGTATACGGGCCCCGTGCTGATGAACGCCGGGCAGGCTTGGTCTCATTTTCTATAGCAGAGCATGAGAACTCGGATGTCGGGCTGACTCTCGATGAAGAGTATAAAATAATGTGCCGCGTAGGATTGCACTGCGCTCCCGCCGCTCACAAAACTATCGGAACCTTTGCTGACGGCACGATCCGCTTTAGTATTGGCCCGATGACAACTGCTCAGGATATAGACCTGGCTCTTCAGGCAGTAGAGGAGATTGCGTCAAGGTGA
- a CDS encoding DUF3343 domain-containing protein has product MSYAVMTFHTTSSAFRAENVLKAAGLECKLIPTPRKLSSDCGVALRFDILKIDDVKSVVERANILIMMLQPMPA; this is encoded by the coding sequence GTGAGCTACGCAGTAATGACCTTCCACACCACATCATCGGCTTTCCGGGCGGAGAATGTGCTCAAGGCCGCCGGTTTGGAGTGTAAATTGATCCCTACGCCGCGCAAACTATCAAGCGATTGCGGAGTGGCCCTTCGTTTTGACATACTCAAAATAGATGATGTGAAAAGCGTGGTTGAAAGGGCAAATATACTTATAATGATGCTGCAGCCTATGCCTGCTTGA
- a CDS encoding ASCH domain-containing protein: MFAINFYPELYADALMRGRKSATIRLGDKSNKYQSGQIIWITVGRRYQVRQKLFTAIIDDVVVKKTGDLTNMDIEKENLEFRSAEDVMTLLSRIYDRVVTPMDTVTIITFSPVREAGSREEFEEIFDRWV, translated from the coding sequence ATGTTCGCCATAAACTTCTATCCCGAGCTTTACGCAGATGCCCTGATGCGGGGACGCAAGAGCGCCACTATAAGGCTCGGCGACAAGTCAAATAAATACCAGAGCGGCCAGATCATCTGGATCACCGTCGGTCGGCGATACCAGGTACGCCAGAAACTCTTCACGGCAATAATAGATGATGTCGTGGTTAAGAAGACCGGTGACCTAACCAATATGGACATCGAAAAAGAGAACCTGGAGTTTCGCAGCGCCGAGGACGTGATGACCCTGCTTTCGAGGATATACGACCGCGTAGTTACCCCCATGGATACTGTCACCATCATCACATTCTCCCCTGTAAGGGAAGCCGGAAGCAGAGAAGAGTTTGAAGAGATATTCGACCGCTGGGTCTGA